One window of Maribacter algicola genomic DNA carries:
- a CDS encoding beta-N-acetylhexosaminidase produces MIKTVFTRSLFFLSLGMVFLACQSEPEKPRIQMPETDLATISLIPKPVKVIPTNSAFALDQFTAIYTSKNATGFAKVGEFLAEKIKEHIDLDVPVNGENANTVERIIYINQSDSLELNAPEAYQLYINQDSIILNANTAEGAFRGIQTLRQLVPNTSNDTLAAQKIWPIPSGKITDNPNFGYRGAMLDVARHFFSVEDVKKYIDLLAYYKINMLHLHLTDDQGWRIEIKSWPKLTEVGGSTEVGGGPGGFYTQEDYKEIVRYSQERYMTIIPEVDMPGHTNSASVAYPILNGNGKTPKLYTGMQVGFSTFDTRKDTVYAFLDDVVREISDMTPGPYFHMGGDESHVTKKNDYIHFVNKVEKIVQKHGKRIIGWDEVVNADIDSNAIAQWWASEENAKKAVAKNMKVIVSPANKAYLDMKYDTLTDLGLHWAAYIPVDTAYQWSPEDYGIPKENILGTEAPLWSETITNISELEYLAFPRIIGYSELAWTAPENRDWEDYKVRLADQAPFLERNNVNYYPSKLIDWKKSKFTYETIEKD; encoded by the coding sequence ATGATCAAAACTGTTTTCACAAGAAGTCTTTTTTTCCTGTCTCTTGGGATGGTCTTTTTGGCCTGCCAAAGTGAACCTGAAAAACCACGCATCCAAATGCCCGAAACGGATTTGGCCACCATTAGTCTTATCCCAAAACCGGTAAAGGTGATTCCAACGAATTCGGCTTTTGCGCTGGATCAATTCACGGCCATTTACACCTCCAAAAATGCCACGGGTTTTGCCAAGGTGGGCGAATTTTTGGCCGAAAAAATAAAGGAGCATATCGACTTGGACGTGCCCGTAAACGGAGAAAATGCCAACACGGTAGAACGGATCATTTACATCAACCAGTCGGACAGTCTTGAATTGAACGCCCCCGAAGCCTATCAGCTGTACATCAATCAGGATTCCATCATATTGAACGCCAATACCGCCGAAGGTGCCTTTAGAGGTATCCAGACCTTGCGTCAATTGGTTCCCAATACCAGCAATGATACCCTGGCCGCTCAGAAAATTTGGCCCATTCCATCGGGGAAAATTACGGACAATCCTAATTTTGGCTATCGGGGTGCCATGCTGGACGTAGCCCGACATTTTTTCAGTGTAGAGGATGTGAAAAAATATATCGACCTATTGGCCTACTACAAGATTAATATGTTGCACCTACACCTGACGGACGATCAGGGCTGGCGCATCGAGATTAAATCCTGGCCCAAACTTACGGAGGTTGGTGGCAGCACGGAAGTAGGCGGTGGCCCTGGAGGTTTTTATACCCAAGAGGATTACAAGGAAATCGTTCGCTATTCACAGGAACGATATATGACGATTATTCCTGAAGTGGACATGCCCGGTCATACCAACTCGGCCTCGGTAGCCTATCCCATCCTGAACGGCAATGGAAAGACACCAAAGCTGTACACGGGCATGCAAGTAGGATTTAGCACTTTTGACACCCGAAAGGATACGGTTTATGCCTTTCTTGACGATGTGGTTCGGGAAATTTCAGATATGACCCCTGGCCCCTATTTCCACATGGGTGGGGATGAAAGCCATGTCACCAAAAAGAACGACTATATCCATTTTGTGAACAAGGTGGAGAAAATTGTGCAAAAACACGGGAAGCGTATCATCGGCTGGGACGAAGTTGTTAATGCAGATATAGACTCTAACGCCATTGCACAATGGTGGGCCAGTGAAGAAAATGCAAAGAAAGCAGTGGCAAAAAACATGAAAGTCATCGTCTCTCCTGCGAATAAGGCCTATCTGGATATGAAATACGATACCCTGACCGACCTAGGCCTTCATTGGGCGGCCTATATTCCGGTGGATACGGCCTACCAATGGTCTCCGGAGGATTACGGGATTCCCAAAGAAAACATATTGGGAACGGAAGCACCCTTATGGTCGGAAACAATCACCAATATTAGCGAATTGGAATATCTTGCCTTTCCTCGAATCATTGGCTATTCAGAACTCGCCTGGACGGCACCAGAAAACAGGGATTGGGAAGATTACAAAGTGCGACTTGCGGACCAAGCTCCTTTTTTGGAAAGGAACAACGTAAATTATTATCCATCCAAACTGATAGATTGGAAGAAAAGTAAATTTACGTACGAGACCATTGAAAAGGATTAA
- a CDS encoding amidohydrolase family protein, translating into MKILILRFLVVLCFALSVKMIAQESNEITKKATEELPLEPERKISFTTNKGTWISLDVSPDGKTIVFDLMGDIYSMPITGGTATKITSGMQYDVHPRYSPDGKSLVFISDKSGSDNIWTLNLQTEEEKQITEEKKHNFFSAEWTPDGDYIIGVKGRRNIKPHIYHKEGGGGSQLVSEPENIKLIDPAISPDGKLVYFSQRQSAWNYNAQLPQYQIGTYDMEDGEMAVITSKYGSAFTPTLSPDGRWLVYGTRYETETGLILRDLKTGNEEWLAYPVQRDEQESIAPLGVLPAMSFTPDSKQLIASYGGKIYAISVEEKSAKEIPFSVDVVLDMGPMLSFKYPIEDSKEALATQIRDAKPSPDGSKLAFTALNRLYIMDFPNGTPKRVTQNDFIEAQPAWSPDGSNLVFTTWEKDGGHLYTVNTNGRTRIKKLTTVLGLYTHPAWSYNSDRIVFHRGTAQSFQDLLGLFSSRNMEDLVWISSEGGEIQFIDKSKNRSVPHFTKGDDRIYLTDSEKGLVSIRWDGTDQKEHLKLKGIVTYGSQDVFDDHAVLPNSIEADDKDKSSKPDEIRISPDGTSAMAKINNDIYVATIPKYGKTPTVSVAKADKAAFPAMKLTKIGGEFPVWSNTSKKVHWSLGSSHFIYDVPAGKKYKDSIAEVLKNQKKERKKDSTEKKEDDTDLPEFRAEEYKIRVHYEKYIPKGRLLLKGARIISMKDDEVLENGDILIENNRIKSVGPTGSISVPNGTKEMDMSGKTILPGFVDTHAHLRPAWGIHKQQVWMYAANLAYGVTTTRDPQTGTTDVLTYGDMVEAGMIDGPRIYSTGPGLGYWGYQLESLEHTKDVLKQYGDYFDTKTIKMYLVGNRQQRQWVIEACKELKLMPTTEGGLDFKLNMTQLIDGYPGHEHSLPIYPIYEDVVKTVAESKMAVTPTLLVSYGGPWAENYYYSREDVWGDEKLQHFTPYKELASKSRRRPGWFMEEEHIFKKHAQFMKSLVESGGLAGIGSHGQLQGLGFHWELWSVASGGMKPMDALKVATIVGAEAIGLDGDLGSLETGKLADLVVLDKNPLEDLRNTNTVSHVIKNGKVYEANTLDEVWPNEVKSAPFDWNNKGPLNVPGIDK; encoded by the coding sequence ATGAAAATTTTAATACTCCGTTTTTTAGTAGTTCTGTGCTTTGCTCTAAGTGTTAAAATGATTGCACAAGAATCAAATGAAATTACGAAGAAGGCCACGGAAGAACTTCCTTTGGAGCCAGAAAGAAAAATCAGTTTTACTACGAATAAGGGTACTTGGATATCCCTGGATGTAAGTCCAGATGGGAAGACTATTGTATTTGACTTGATGGGGGATATTTATTCCATGCCCATTACAGGAGGTACTGCTACTAAGATTACTTCGGGGATGCAATACGATGTACACCCACGATACAGTCCAGATGGTAAAAGTCTGGTGTTTATTTCCGATAAAAGCGGGTCTGATAATATTTGGACCTTGAACTTACAGACCGAGGAGGAAAAGCAAATAACGGAGGAGAAAAAGCATAATTTCTTTTCGGCCGAATGGACCCCGGATGGTGACTATATCATCGGTGTAAAAGGAAGAAGGAATATCAAACCCCATATTTATCATAAAGAAGGGGGCGGTGGAAGCCAATTGGTAAGCGAACCTGAAAATATCAAACTCATTGATCCCGCTATTAGTCCAGATGGAAAACTGGTGTATTTCTCCCAAAGACAAAGTGCATGGAACTATAACGCCCAATTACCACAATATCAAATAGGTACCTATGATATGGAAGATGGTGAAATGGCCGTCATTACCTCAAAATACGGATCAGCATTTACACCAACGCTATCCCCAGATGGCAGATGGTTGGTATACGGAACTCGCTACGAGACCGAAACGGGTCTTATACTTCGCGACTTGAAGACAGGTAATGAAGAATGGTTGGCGTATCCTGTGCAAAGGGATGAGCAGGAATCCATAGCGCCATTGGGCGTACTACCGGCCATGTCCTTTACTCCGGACAGCAAACAATTGATCGCTTCATATGGCGGAAAGATTTATGCCATTTCTGTTGAAGAAAAAAGTGCCAAGGAAATTCCTTTTTCTGTGGATGTTGTTTTGGATATGGGACCTATGCTTTCCTTCAAATATCCTATTGAGGATTCAAAGGAAGCTTTGGCTACACAAATTCGGGATGCAAAACCATCACCTGATGGTAGTAAATTGGCCTTTACCGCCTTAAACCGACTTTATATTATGGATTTCCCCAATGGAACACCAAAAAGAGTTACCCAAAATGATTTTATCGAAGCCCAACCCGCTTGGTCTCCAGATGGTTCCAATTTGGTTTTTACAACCTGGGAAAAGGATGGCGGACATTTATATACCGTAAACACCAACGGAAGGACTAGAATAAAAAAACTCACTACAGTGCTTGGTCTATATACTCACCCTGCTTGGTCATATAATTCAGATCGTATTGTTTTTCACAGGGGTACTGCCCAATCATTTCAGGATTTATTGGGCTTGTTTTCAAGCAGAAATATGGAGGATTTGGTATGGATTTCTTCAGAGGGTGGTGAGATTCAGTTTATAGACAAGTCCAAAAATAGGTCCGTGCCACACTTTACAAAAGGCGATGACCGTATCTATTTGACAGATTCCGAAAAAGGGCTGGTTTCAATCCGGTGGGATGGAACCGATCAAAAGGAACATTTAAAATTAAAGGGAATTGTGACCTATGGATCTCAAGATGTTTTTGATGACCATGCAGTACTGCCCAATTCCATAGAGGCCGATGACAAGGATAAATCCTCAAAACCGGACGAAATTCGTATCTCACCGGATGGTACATCGGCTATGGCAAAAATCAATAATGATATTTATGTGGCTACCATTCCAAAGTATGGAAAGACCCCCACAGTTTCTGTAGCAAAGGCTGATAAGGCTGCGTTTCCGGCAATGAAATTGACCAAAATCGGAGGCGAGTTTCCTGTTTGGTCTAACACAAGTAAAAAAGTACACTGGTCTTTAGGGTCCAGTCATTTTATTTATGATGTTCCCGCTGGGAAGAAATATAAGGACAGTATTGCAGAGGTTCTAAAGAATCAAAAAAAGGAAAGAAAAAAAGATTCTACGGAAAAAAAAGAAGATGACACGGACCTTCCAGAATTTAGGGCTGAGGAATACAAAATAAGGGTACATTACGAAAAGTACATACCAAAAGGAAGACTATTGCTAAAAGGAGCCAGAATCATTTCAATGAAGGATGATGAGGTCCTTGAAAACGGTGATATACTTATTGAAAATAATAGAATCAAATCCGTAGGACCTACCGGAAGTATTTCCGTTCCCAATGGAACCAAAGAAATGGATATGTCCGGGAAGACTATCTTACCCGGTTTTGTAGATACGCATGCCCATTTGAGACCGGCATGGGGCATTCATAAGCAGCAGGTTTGGATGTATGCTGCCAACTTGGCCTATGGGGTCACCACAACTAGGGATCCCCAAACAGGAACTACAGATGTATTGACTTACGGGGATATGGTAGAAGCTGGTATGATCGATGGTCCAAGAATTTATAGTACCGGCCCTGGTCTTGGATATTGGGGCTATCAATTGGAAAGTCTGGAACACACCAAGGATGTGCTGAAACAGTACGGTGACTATTTTGATACCAAGACAATTAAGATGTATCTGGTAGGAAACAGGCAACAACGGCAATGGGTAATAGAGGCCTGCAAAGAATTAAAATTAATGCCAACAACAGAGGGTGGTCTGGATTTTAAATTGAACATGACCCAACTCATAGATGGGTATCCGGGTCATGAACATTCACTTCCTATTTACCCAATTTATGAGGATGTGGTCAAAACCGTAGCCGAATCTAAAATGGCCGTGACCCCTACGTTGCTAGTATCCTATGGAGGTCCTTGGGCAGAAAATTACTATTATTCCAGAGAGGATGTATGGGGGGACGAAAAACTCCAACACTTTACTCCCTACAAAGAATTGGCTAGTAAAAGTAGGAGGAGACCAGGCTGGTTCATGGAGGAGGAACATATTTTTAAAAAACATGCGCAATTTATGAAATCATTGGTCGAGTCTGGTGGTTTGGCAGGTATTGGCAGTCATGGCCAATTACAGGGACTTGGCTTTCATTGGGAACTTTGGTCCGTGGCCAGTGGCGGTATGAAACCTATGGATGCCCTGAAAGTAGCTACGATCGTGGGCGCGGAGGCTATAGGGCTGGATGGTGACTTGGGAAGTTTGGAAACGGGCAAATTGGCCGATCTTGTTGTATTGGATAAAAATCCTTTAGAAGATTTGAGAAATACCAATACGGTGTCCCATGTAATAAAAAATGGAAAGGTCTATGAGGCGAATACTTTGGATGAGGTTTGGCCTAATGAAGTAAAATCGGCACCTTTTGATTGGAACAATAAAGGTCCATTGAACGTACCTGGTATAGATAAATAA
- a CDS encoding DUF5606 family protein — MGLEKILSVAGKPGLYKLITQTRTGFVAESLLDGKKISVGLRSNVSVLSEIAIYTLDEELPLRDVFLKIQEKENGEKTSVSHKDEKIKLEEYFFEVLPNYDEDRVYTSDIKKIIQWYNLLVENNLADFTKENSAEANKKTEEKK; from the coding sequence ATGGGTTTGGAGAAAATTTTGTCGGTTGCCGGTAAACCTGGATTGTATAAATTGATTACACAGACAAGAACAGGCTTTGTAGCGGAGTCCCTATTGGACGGAAAGAAAATAAGTGTAGGTTTGCGCAGCAACGTCAGTGTACTTTCTGAAATAGCCATTTATACTTTGGATGAGGAATTGCCATTGCGGGACGTTTTCTTAAAAATCCAAGAGAAGGAAAATGGTGAAAAAACATCGGTAAGCCATAAGGATGAAAAGATAAAATTGGAGGAATACTTTTTCGAGGTATTGCCCAACTATGATGAGGATAGGGTGTATACCAGCGATATCAAGAAAATAATTCAGTGGTATAATCTTTTAGTGGAGAATAACTTGGCAGATTTTACAAAAGAGAATTCTGCTGAAGCTAATAAGAAGACCGAGGAAAAAAAATAA
- the def gene encoding peptide deformylase, whose amino-acid sequence MILPIVAYGDPVLRKVGDNIDKNYPKLEELITNMWETMYNASGVGLAAPQIGLPIRLFVVDTTPFSDDEDLTPEEQKQLNGFKKVFINAQIEEETGADWPFNEGCLSIPDVREDVQRKEQIKISYLDENFNENVETYDGLLARVIQHEYDHIEGILFTDKLSSLKKRLLKGRLANISKGKISVDYRMRFPNVKKGR is encoded by the coding sequence ATGATATTACCAATTGTAGCCTATGGTGACCCTGTCTTACGAAAAGTTGGGGATAATATTGATAAGAATTACCCGAAACTCGAGGAATTAATTACTAATATGTGGGAAACCATGTATAATGCCAGCGGGGTAGGGTTGGCTGCACCGCAGATAGGATTGCCCATTCGATTGTTCGTAGTGGATACTACGCCTTTTTCGGACGATGAGGACTTAACTCCAGAAGAGCAAAAGCAGCTGAACGGTTTCAAAAAGGTTTTTATCAATGCACAGATTGAGGAAGAGACCGGTGCCGATTGGCCTTTTAACGAAGGGTGTCTGAGTATTCCGGATGTTCGTGAGGATGTGCAAAGAAAGGAACAAATAAAGATTTCTTATTTGGATGAAAATTTCAATGAAAATGTAGAAACCTACGACGGACTATTGGCCAGGGTCATCCAGCACGAATATGACCACATTGAAGGTATTCTTTTCACAGATAAGCTTTCCTCTTTGAAGAAGCGATTGTTAAAAGGTAGATTGGCAAATATATCTAAAGGGAAAATAAGCGTGGATTATAGAATGCGTTTTCCCAATGTGAAAAAAGGCAGGTAA
- the ruvX gene encoding Holliday junction resolvase RuvX, whose amino-acid sequence MGRILALDYGQKRTGIAVTDELRIIASGLTTLPTNEIIPFLTRYFKEESVDVLVVGEPKQMNNLPSESEIFIKPFLAQLSLAFPDIIIERQDERFTSKMAFQSMLDSGLKKKQRRNKELIDEISATLILQDYLKRI is encoded by the coding sequence GTGGGAAGGATTCTTGCGTTGGACTATGGTCAAAAACGAACTGGCATTGCGGTAACGGATGAGCTGCGCATCATTGCATCCGGACTGACCACGCTACCTACGAACGAAATCATTCCATTTTTGACACGATATTTTAAGGAGGAGTCGGTGGATGTACTTGTTGTTGGGGAACCCAAACAAATGAACAACCTGCCATCGGAATCCGAAATATTTATAAAACCTTTTTTGGCGCAACTGTCCCTAGCCTTTCCCGATATTATAATTGAACGTCAGGATGAGCGGTTTACCTCAAAAATGGCATTCCAGAGTATGTTGGATAGTGGGTTGAAGAAAAAACAGCGAAGAAATAAGGAGCTGATCGATGAAATCAGCGCGACGCTCATTTTACAAGATTATTTAAAGCGAATCTAA
- a CDS encoding 2,3,4,5-tetrahydropyridine-2,6-dicarboxylate N-succinyltransferase: protein MTELRDTIEKAWENRDLLKETETQNAIREVIDLIDAGKLRCAQPNGDDWQINEWVKKAVVLYFPIQKMETLEAGIFEYHDKMPLKKGYKEKGIRVVPNAVARHGAYISSGTILMPSYVNIGAYVDEGTMVDTWATVGSCAQIGKNVHLSGGVGIGGVLEPLQASPVIIEDNAFIGSRCIVVEGVRVGKEAVLGANVVLTASTKIIDVTGDKPLENKGFVPPRSVVIPGSYTKKFAAGEYQVPCALIIGRRKESTNKKTSLNDALREYDVAV, encoded by the coding sequence ATGACAGAATTACGGGATACCATAGAAAAAGCATGGGAAAATAGGGACCTTTTAAAAGAAACGGAAACACAAAATGCCATTAGAGAGGTTATAGACCTTATAGACGCCGGAAAATTACGTTGCGCACAACCTAACGGGGACGATTGGCAAATCAATGAATGGGTAAAAAAGGCCGTAGTACTTTATTTCCCCATCCAAAAGATGGAGACTTTGGAAGCGGGTATATTTGAATATCACGATAAAATGCCTTTGAAAAAAGGATACAAAGAGAAAGGAATTAGGGTAGTTCCCAATGCCGTGGCCAGACACGGTGCCTACATTTCCTCCGGCACTATCCTAATGCCCAGTTACGTGAATATTGGCGCCTACGTGGACGAGGGAACCATGGTGGATACCTGGGCGACGGTGGGCAGCTGCGCTCAAATAGGAAAGAACGTCCATCTTAGCGGAGGCGTAGGAATTGGTGGGGTTTTAGAACCCTTACAGGCCTCTCCCGTAATCATTGAGGACAATGCGTTTATTGGATCAAGATGTATTGTAGTGGAAGGAGTCAGGGTAGGAAAGGAAGCCGTCCTAGGTGCTAATGTGGTACTTACGGCATCCACTAAAATCATCGATGTTACAGGAGACAAACCACTAGAGAACAAAGGATTTGTGCCACCACGGTCGGTTGTAATTCCAGGCAGCTACACCAAAAAATTTGCAGCTGGTGAATATCAGGTGCCTTGCGCCTTGATCATTGGCAGACGTAAGGAAAGTACCAATAAAAAGACTTCCTTGAACGATGCCCTCAGGGAATATGATGTAGCGGTCTAA
- a CDS encoding glycosyltransferase family 2 protein — protein MMSNREKITALIITFNEIGYIEKCLESVSFVDEIIVVDSFSTDGTYEYLLNHPKVTVIQNPFENFTAQKSFALKQATNDWVLFLDADEVVPASLKNEILDTVSKESEIAAYWFYRQFMFQNEKLRFSGWQTDKNYRLFRKSKAKFSDRRIVHETLDVEGASGILTEKLIHYCYKNYEDYKSKMLNYGRLKAIECFYRERKFNYAAMYLKTGWKFFNHYILRLGFLDGKKGFVICYLNALGVLERFRELKRLEQKNELAYYLVMP, from the coding sequence ATGATGAGTAATAGAGAAAAAATTACGGCCCTGATCATAACCTTCAATGAGATTGGATACATTGAAAAGTGTTTGGAGTCCGTTTCCTTTGTTGACGAAATCATTGTGGTGGATTCCTTCAGTACGGATGGTACTTATGAGTATCTTCTTAACCACCCGAAGGTAACCGTCATTCAAAATCCATTTGAAAATTTTACGGCCCAAAAGTCATTCGCTCTTAAGCAGGCAACCAACGACTGGGTACTTTTCTTGGATGCTGATGAAGTGGTACCTGCATCGTTGAAAAACGAAATTTTGGACACAGTTTCCAAGGAAAGCGAAATAGCTGCCTATTGGTTTTACAGACAGTTTATGTTCCAAAATGAGAAATTAAGGTTCAGCGGATGGCAGACCGACAAGAATTACCGACTTTTTAGAAAGAGTAAAGCCAAATTTTCAGATAGAAGAATCGTCCATGAAACCTTGGACGTAGAAGGAGCATCTGGTATACTGACAGAAAAGCTTATCCATTATTGCTATAAAAATTACGAGGACTACAAATCCAAAATGCTAAATTATGGCAGATTAAAGGCTATTGAATGTTTCTACCGCGAACGTAAATTCAATTATGCGGCGATGTATTTGAAAACTGGTTGGAAATTCTTTAACCATTACATCCTTAGACTTGGATTTTTGGATGGAAAAAAAGGTTTTGTTATTTGCTATTTGAATGCTCTTGGGGTCTTGGAGAGATTCCGGGAATTAAAACGTTTGGAACAAAAAAACGAATTGGCCTACTACTTGGTAATGCCATAA
- a CDS encoding glycosyltransferase family 2 protein translates to MTNTPEDLKISVIVSTYNAEEWLKKVLWGFNQQTFKNFEVVIADDGSKTATKELLDQMSKEVFYPILHVWQEDDGFQKSRILNKAVVACRTDYIIMTDGDCIPREDFVHVHYINKEPGYFISGGYYMLPMNISKLISLEDIEQQRCFDIHWLKEKGIPKTFKNNKLTANGLISKVLNWITPTNASWNGHNSSGWKHDILNVNGFDERMQYGGQDRELGERLFNFGIKSKQLRYSAVCVHLDHKRGYKTPDSIAKNQGIRKKTKKEKRVWTFYGITK, encoded by the coding sequence ATGACCAATACACCAGAGGACCTAAAAATAAGTGTAATTGTGAGCACCTACAATGCGGAGGAGTGGCTCAAGAAGGTTCTTTGGGGTTTCAACCAGCAGACGTTCAAGAATTTTGAAGTGGTCATTGCAGACGATGGGTCCAAAACCGCGACCAAGGAGTTGTTGGACCAAATGTCGAAGGAGGTATTTTACCCAATCCTGCATGTATGGCAGGAGGACGATGGGTTTCAAAAGTCGAGAATCCTAAACAAAGCGGTCGTTGCGTGCCGGACGGATTATATTATTATGACCGATGGCGATTGTATTCCCCGGGAGGATTTTGTGCATGTGCATTACATCAATAAGGAGCCAGGCTACTTCATTTCCGGTGGATATTACATGTTGCCGATGAATATTTCCAAATTGATAAGCCTTGAAGATATAGAGCAGCAACGATGCTTTGATATTCACTGGCTTAAAGAAAAAGGTATACCCAAAACCTTTAAAAACAATAAACTTACCGCCAACGGTCTTATTTCAAAGGTCTTGAATTGGATAACTCCAACGAACGCCAGTTGGAACGGCCATAATTCATCGGGGTGGAAGCATGATATATTGAATGTAAACGGTTTCGATGAGCGTATGCAATACGGCGGTCAGGATAGGGAATTGGGAGAACGCCTTTTCAACTTCGGGATAAAATCTAAACAACTGAGATACAGTGCTGTATGCGTTCATTTAGACCACAAAAGAGGATATAAGACACCAGATTCCATTGCAAAAAACCAAGGAATTAGAAAAAAGACAAAAAAGGAAAAGAGGGTTTGGACCTTTTATGGCATTACCAAGTAG
- a CDS encoding glycosyltransferase family protein, with the protein MLKKKIALIELTTSHEECLYSQIRFLKDANYDVHLIINPKFKKNLNLYGIDTGKVRFIDPRGASTLLKRMHNWLLTYKYIVGNAFDTVVFNTASSNKETIALSRLLPKRIKCLGSIHNLKKLNDSFSQKVISKRIKDYYVLNDFLVNSMEINDSKIRLFPYYPIFFPEYQGSNLVDKKNDIWVCIPGELSFKRRNYDVVLQALSKLEGSQTNLKIIILGKMNPKSTDVPYFKNQVEELKLEPYIVTFDHFIQNDLFHDYIQASDYIMAPVSNTEQNYLKYKITGAYNLAFAYKKPLITPKEMNVMPDLNENSYFYEDSDSLAMLFKSIVDNTLETKNIYTNEKWQYSYQLKKYLNLIEQA; encoded by the coding sequence ATGCTCAAAAAGAAAATAGCCCTGATAGAGCTAACAACGTCCCATGAAGAATGTTTATACAGTCAAATCCGATTTCTAAAGGACGCCAATTACGATGTTCATTTAATCATTAACCCAAAATTCAAAAAAAACCTAAATCTATACGGTATTGATACTGGCAAAGTAAGGTTTATAGATCCAAGGGGTGCTTCAACACTTTTAAAAAGAATGCATAATTGGTTATTAACTTATAAATATATTGTTGGAAACGCCTTTGACACAGTAGTTTTCAATACGGCAAGTAGCAATAAGGAAACCATTGCACTTTCCAGGCTATTGCCCAAAAGAATCAAATGTCTCGGCAGTATACATAACCTAAAAAAACTGAACGATAGTTTTTCCCAAAAAGTCATTAGCAAACGGATTAAAGACTACTACGTGTTAAACGACTTTTTGGTGAACTCCATGGAAATTAATGATAGTAAAATTCGGCTTTTTCCCTACTACCCTATATTCTTTCCGGAGTATCAAGGTTCAAATCTTGTGGACAAAAAAAATGATATTTGGGTATGCATCCCTGGAGAGCTTAGCTTTAAAAGAAGAAACTACGACGTGGTATTGCAAGCTCTTTCCAAACTTGAAGGAAGCCAAACCAACTTAAAAATTATCATTTTGGGAAAAATGAACCCAAAAAGTACAGATGTACCCTATTTTAAAAATCAAGTTGAGGAACTGAAGTTAGAACCTTATATAGTGACATTTGATCACTTTATTCAAAATGATTTGTTTCACGATTACATCCAAGCTTCGGATTACATTATGGCACCGGTTTCCAATACGGAGCAAAACTATTTGAAATACAAAATAACAGGGGCCTACAATTTGGCATTTGCCTACAAAAAACCATTAATAACCCCCAAAGAAATGAATGTAATGCCAGATTTAAATGAAAACTCATACTTCTATGAAGATTCAGATAGCTTGGCGATGCTTTTTAAAAGTATTGTGGATAATACCCTAGAAACAAAAAATATTTACACAAATGAGAAGTGGCAATATTCATATCAATTAAAAAAATATTTGAATTTAATCGAGCAGGCGTAA
- a CDS encoding L-threonylcarbamoyladenylate synthase has product MDFTLKINQCIEVLQNGGLILYPTDTVWGIGCDATNERAVIKVLDLKGIESKGLICLVSNDAMLERYVEKVPDLAYDILDLATKPTTIVYDTSKGLAPNLLARDNSVAIRVASDKFCKYLIGKFKKPIVATTANISGSRTPRNFKEIDKAILTGVDYVVNLEPEIQNAVPSSIIKLGMDGLVKVIRE; this is encoded by the coding sequence ATGGATTTCACCCTTAAAATAAACCAGTGCATTGAAGTCCTACAAAACGGCGGCCTTATCCTCTACCCTACGGATACGGTTTGGGGCATTGGCTGCGATGCGACCAACGAAAGGGCCGTAATAAAGGTACTCGACCTAAAAGGCATCGAGTCCAAAGGACTCATCTGTCTTGTTTCCAATGACGCCATGCTGGAAAGATACGTGGAAAAGGTTCCGGATTTGGCCTATGATATCTTGGACTTGGCTACCAAACCTACGACCATTGTTTATGATACCTCTAAAGGATTAGCTCCTAACTTGCTTGCCCGCGACAATTCGGTTGCCATAAGGGTCGCTTCCGATAAATTTTGCAAATACCTCATTGGAAAATTTAAAAAACCGATTGTTGCCACCACTGCCAACATTTCCGGAAGTAGAACGCCCAGAAATTTCAAAGAAATTGACAAGGCCATTTTAACAGGTGTAGACTATGTGGTAAATTTGGAGCCTGAAATTCAGAATGCAGTTCCATCTTCAATAATCAAACTGGGCATGGATGGACTGGTAAAAGTGATTAGGGAATAA